One part of the Clostridiaceae bacterium genome encodes these proteins:
- a CDS encoding bifunctional phosphoribosyl-AMP cyclohydrolase/phosphoribosyl-ATP diphosphatase HisIE has product MNNIVKELKFGNDGLIPVVVQDFQTSEVLMVAYMNKEALDKSIETGMAHYWSRSRNKLWLKGETSGHFQYIKSISIDCDGDALLIKVEQKGGACHTGNYSCFYRNLKDGSFVEKKPHDFDAFEVYKNKSIILKELYDIIADRVVNIKPGSYTNYLLEKGIDKILKKVGEETSEVIIAAKNNSKEEIRYEIADLIYHLMVLIVERGLTLEEIFDELRSRR; this is encoded by the coding sequence ATTAATAATATTGTTAAAGAATTAAAATTTGGTAATGACGGTCTTATTCCTGTTGTTGTGCAGGATTTCCAAACCAGTGAAGTGCTAATGGTTGCCTACATGAACAAGGAGGCTCTTGATAAGTCAATTGAAACTGGTATGGCTCATTATTGGAGTAGAAGCAGGAATAAGTTATGGCTAAAAGGAGAAACTTCAGGCCATTTTCAATATATTAAGTCAATAAGCATAGATTGCGACGGAGACGCACTTCTTATAAAGGTAGAGCAAAAGGGAGGAGCCTGCCATACAGGCAATTATTCATGCTTTTACCGTAATTTGAAAGACGGAAGTTTTGTCGAAAAAAAACCTCATGATTTTGATGCTTTTGAAGTTTATAAAAATAAATCCATAATTCTTAAGGAATTATATGATATTATTGCTGATAGAGTGGTAAATATTAAACCAGGATCATATACCAATTATCTACTCGAAAAAGGTATAGACAAAATTCTCAAAAAGGTTGGAGAAGAAACCTCTGAAGTAATTATTGCAGCAAAGAATAATTCAAAAGAAGAAATTCGATATGAGATAGCCGACCTAATATATCACTTGATGGTACTAATAGTAGAGAGAGGTCTTACCCTTGAAGAAATTTTTGACGAGTTAAGGAGTAGAAGGTAG
- the hisA gene encoding 1-(5-phosphoribosyl)-5-[(5-phosphoribosylamino)methylideneamino]imidazole-4-carboxamide isomerase: MVIYPAIDIKDGKCVRLIQGRFDDATVYSDNPVDIALKWEKMGAEYLHVVDLDGARTGEIKNLEIIREMAYKLQIPLQTGGGIRTMETIQKVLNIGVRRVILGTAAVSNRKLVEEAVNLYGSRVAIGIDARDGKVAIEGWEKTSQLNSVDFAKKMQDIGVKTIIYTDISRDGMLKGPNLKAMEEMAKELDIEVIASGGVGSPKDVDDLKKTGVDGVIIGKALYTGAVDLREILKRNKDGI, translated from the coding sequence ATGGTTATTTATCCGGCAATTGATATAAAGGATGGAAAATGTGTAAGACTTATACAAGGCAGATTTGATGATGCGACAGTATATTCAGATAATCCGGTAGATATAGCCCTTAAATGGGAAAAAATGGGGGCGGAGTATCTGCATGTTGTTGACCTTGATGGAGCGCGGACTGGTGAGATTAAAAATCTTGAGATTATTAGAGAAATGGCATATAAACTCCAAATTCCACTTCAAACAGGAGGTGGAATCCGGACAATGGAAACTATACAGAAAGTATTGAATATAGGAGTACGAAGAGTTATTCTGGGAACTGCAGCAGTAAGTAACAGAAAGCTTGTTGAAGAAGCGGTAAACTTATACGGCTCCAGAGTCGCAATCGGAATTGATGCCAGGGATGGCAAAGTTGCAATAGAGGGATGGGAAAAAACCAGTCAGTTAAATTCTGTAGACTTTGCAAAAAAGATGCAAGATATAGGAGTTAAAACCATAATATACACCGATATTTCCCGGGATGGAATGCTTAAGGGACCTAATCTGAAAGCTATGGAAGAGATGGCAAAGGAGCTGGATATTGAAGTTATTGCATCAGGAGGAGTAGGAAGCCCGAAGGATGTTGATGATCTTAAAAAGACAGGAGTAGACGGCGTTATTATTGGGAAGGCTTTATATACAGGAGCGGTTGATCTTAGGGAAATACTCAAAAGAAATAAAGACGGAATTTAA
- the hisB gene encoding imidazoleglycerol-phosphate dehydratase HisB: MERKVEITRKTNETNISLRINIDGIGNSSIKTGIGFLDHMLSLFARHGFFDLEVRAEGDLEVDSHHTVEDIGIVLGQAIKKALGNKESIKRYGTAYVPMDESLALVVLDLSDRPFLVFDIPHVIEKIGDMETELVEEFFRAVAFNGGITLHIKGLYGSNSHHIIEGLFKAFGRALDEATQFDQRIQGVMSTKGIL, encoded by the coding sequence ATGGAGAGAAAAGTGGAAATTACAAGGAAAACAAATGAGACTAATATATCTTTGAGAATTAATATAGATGGCATTGGTAATAGCAGTATTAAAACAGGGATAGGTTTTTTAGACCACATGCTATCCCTGTTTGCCAGGCATGGTTTTTTTGATCTCGAAGTAAGAGCAGAAGGGGATCTGGAAGTTGACAGCCATCATACTGTAGAAGATATTGGAATTGTGCTTGGCCAGGCCATAAAAAAAGCTCTGGGAAATAAGGAATCTATTAAAAGATATGGAACAGCCTATGTTCCAATGGATGAATCACTGGCTTTAGTAGTACTTGATTTAAGTGACAGGCCCTTTTTAGTTTTTGATATTCCCCATGTAATTGAAAAAATAGGAGATATGGAAACTGAACTGGTTGAAGAATTTTTCAGGGCAGTTGCTTTTAATGGCGGCATTACCTTACATATAAAAGGGTTATATGGAAGTAACTCTCACCACATTATTGAAGGGTTATTTAAAGCTTTCGGCAGAGCTTTAGATGAGGCTACTCAGTTTGACCAGAGAATACAGGGCGTCATGTCTACAAAAGGAATTCTTTAA
- a CDS encoding histidinol-phosphate transaminase: MSIYWSNVVKNINPYIPGEQPKDRKYIKLNTNENPYPPSERVIQAMKDAANSDIRLYPDPECYELREVIASYFNLNIENVYAGNGSDELLAFSFLAFFNPDRPILFPDVTYTFYPVYADLFNIKYETVRLDEEFSIPVELFFRENGGIIFPNPNAPTGKDISIESIKKILDYNKNVVVIIDEAYVDFGAESTVELIKNYPNLLIIRTFSKSHSLAGLRIGFALGNEELIQGLSRIKNSINSYTIDRIAMAGAMEAIKDYEYFKSTSRKIINTRERIIVKLKELGFNVVDSKANFVFISHPVIPAVDIFNKLKERGILVRYFNKPRIDNYLRVTIGTDEQMDCFLEEVKNITVI, encoded by the coding sequence TTGAGTATTTACTGGAGCAATGTTGTAAAAAATATAAATCCGTACATTCCTGGAGAACAGCCAAAAGACAGAAAATATATAAAGCTGAATACCAATGAAAATCCCTATCCGCCTTCCGAACGGGTTATTCAGGCAATGAAAGATGCTGCTAACAGTGATATAAGGCTGTATCCTGATCCTGAGTGTTATGAGCTTAGAGAAGTAATTGCCAGTTATTTTAACCTGAATATAGAAAATGTTTATGCCGGAAACGGATCAGATGAATTACTAGCTTTCTCCTTTTTGGCATTTTTTAATCCGGACAGGCCTATACTATTTCCGGATGTTACATATACCTTTTATCCAGTTTATGCAGATTTGTTTAATATAAAATATGAAACCGTCAGGCTGGATGAGGAATTTTCTATTCCTGTTGAGCTTTTCTTCAGGGAGAATGGAGGCATTATTTTCCCTAATCCTAATGCGCCTACAGGAAAAGATATTTCCATAGAGTCCATAAAGAAAATACTGGACTATAATAAAAATGTAGTTGTAATCATTGATGAGGCATATGTTGATTTTGGAGCTGAATCAACTGTGGAATTAATAAAAAACTATCCTAATCTTCTAATAATCAGGACTTTCTCCAAGTCCCATTCTCTTGCGGGCTTAAGAATAGGATTTGCTTTAGGAAATGAGGAATTAATACAGGGGCTGAGCAGGATAAAAAATTCGATTAATTCATATACCATTGACAGAATTGCCATGGCAGGTGCTATGGAAGCTATAAAAGATTATGAATATTTTAAAAGCACCAGTAGAAAAATCATTAATACCCGTGAAAGAATAATAGTAAAATTGAAAGAATTAGGATTTAATGTTGTTGATTCCAAGGCAAATTTTGTATTCATAAGCCATCCTGTTATACCTGCAGTGGATATTTTCAACAAATTGAAGGAAAGGGGAATCCTTGTAAGATATTTTAACAAACCTAGAATAGACAATTATTTGAGAGTTACCATCGGCACTGATGAACAAATGGACTGTTTCCTAGAAGAAGTTAAGAATATCACAGTTATTTAA
- the hisD gene encoding histidinol dehydrogenase, giving the protein MIKIIDAIKEAELLEMLVSRSQLEDKEVLSRVESIINNVKENGDQAILEYTRKFDNLDLPPERIRVADNEIQEAYKNTDKKLVEVIKKAKKNIENFHMKQKQNSWFSTEAKGILLGQMFRPLKNVGVYVPGGTAALISSVLMNVIPAKTAGVKKIVMTTPPGKGGVINPAMLVAASEAGVDEIYRIGGAQAIAAMAFGTETVSKVDKIVGPGNIYVATAKKMVYGYCDIDMFAGPSEIMIIADALANPCYIAADLLSQAEHDVLAASILVTTSEKLAEEVQKEIERQYGYLSRKDIIKKSLETYGAIVIVQTIEQAVDIVNRAAPEHLELCVKNPFELLGSIENAGAIFLGEYSSEPLGDYFAGPNHVLPTGGTARFFSPLSLEDFMKKSSIISYSRDALKSVKDDVIRFAEAEKLDAHANAIRVRFEEIGEEGNF; this is encoded by the coding sequence ATGATAAAAATAATTGATGCAATAAAAGAAGCTGAATTGCTTGAAATGCTTGTTTCCAGGAGTCAGCTTGAAGACAAAGAGGTTCTGTCAAGGGTTGAAAGTATAATAAATAACGTAAAGGAAAATGGGGACCAGGCTATTTTAGAATACACCAGAAAATTTGATAACTTGGATTTACCTCCTGAAAGAATACGAGTTGCAGACAATGAAATACAAGAAGCATATAAAAATACTGATAAAAAACTTGTAGAGGTTATTAAAAAAGCTAAAAAAAATATTGAAAACTTTCATATGAAACAGAAACAAAACTCCTGGTTTTCAACAGAGGCAAAAGGGATCTTATTGGGACAAATGTTCAGGCCTCTAAAAAATGTCGGGGTATATGTTCCGGGGGGAACTGCGGCACTTATTTCATCAGTCCTGATGAATGTAATACCTGCAAAGACAGCAGGTGTCAAAAAAATAGTTATGACTACACCTCCGGGTAAAGGAGGAGTAATAAATCCTGCTATGCTTGTTGCAGCATCAGAGGCGGGTGTTGATGAAATATACAGGATTGGAGGAGCTCAGGCAATTGCTGCCATGGCTTTCGGGACAGAAACCGTATCCAAAGTAGATAAAATTGTTGGACCCGGAAATATATATGTGGCAACAGCAAAGAAAATGGTCTATGGCTACTGTGACATTGATATGTTTGCAGGGCCAAGTGAAATCATGATAATAGCAGATGCTCTGGCCAATCCATGCTATATTGCTGCTGACCTTTTATCCCAGGCGGAGCATGATGTACTTGCGGCATCCATACTTGTTACTACCTCTGAAAAACTTGCAGAAGAAGTGCAAAAAGAAATAGAGAGGCAGTACGGATATCTTAGCAGAAAAGACATTATTAAAAAATCTCTGGAAACTTACGGAGCAATTGTTATTGTTCAGACTATCGAGCAGGCAGTGGATATAGTTAACAGGGCTGCTCCGGAACATCTGGAATTATGCGTGAAAAATCCATTTGAGCTATTAGGTTCTATTGAAAATGCCGGAGCTATTTTCCTGGGTGAATATTCCTCAGAACCTCTGGGAGACTACTTTGCAGGACCAAACCATGTCCTGCCTACCGGTGGTACAGCCAGGTTTTTCTCTCCTTTAAGCCTGGAAGATTTTATGAAGAAATCAAGTATTATCTCATATAGCAGAGATGCCTTAAAATCCGTTAAGGATGATGTGATAAGGTTTGCTGAAGCTGAAAAACTTGATGCCCATGCAAATGCTATTAGGGTAAGATTTGAAGAGATTGGAGAGGAGGGGAATTTTTGA
- a CDS encoding ATP phosphoribosyltransferase, which yields MRYITIAISKGRLGELSADLLEKAGFDCSELRNPARKLIITDEKNKTRFLLVKPGDVPTYVEYGAADMGIVGKDTLLEEGRNLYEVLNLNFGACKVVLAGSPNLVGKLDQLNNKRVATKYPRIAREYFQNKRKESIEVIKLNGSVELAPLVGLSEVIVDVVESGRTLKENGLVVLDTIAEVSARLVVNRVSMKMEYERISKIVDNLRAQLEKGGLNYDKNN from the coding sequence ATGAGATATATAACAATAGCTATATCAAAAGGAAGACTCGGCGAGTTATCGGCAGATTTGCTGGAAAAAGCGGGTTTTGACTGCTCAGAACTCAGAAATCCCGCAAGGAAACTAATAATAACAGATGAAAAGAACAAGACGAGGTTTTTGCTTGTAAAACCTGGAGATGTTCCCACCTATGTAGAATATGGCGCAGCAGATATGGGTATAGTTGGGAAGGATACTCTTTTAGAAGAGGGAAGAAATCTGTATGAAGTGCTGAATCTGAATTTCGGGGCTTGTAAGGTTGTGCTGGCAGGATCACCGAATTTGGTAGGTAAGCTGGACCAGCTGAATAACAAAAGAGTTGCTACAAAATATCCCAGAATTGCAAGAGAATATTTTCAAAATAAAAGGAAAGAAAGTATTGAGGTCATAAAACTGAACGGCTCAGTAGAATTAGCTCCTCTGGTAGGACTTTCAGAAGTAATTGTAGATGTGGTGGAAAGCGGGCGTACATTAAAAGAAAATGGGCTCGTTGTGTTGGATACTATTGCCGAGGTAAGTGCCAGACTTGTGGTAAACAGAGTAAGTATGAAAATGGAATATGAAAGAATAAGTAAAATTGTGGATAATTTAAGAGCACAATTAGAAAAAGGCGGTTTGAATTATGATAAAAATAATTGA